In the genome of Streptomyces aquilus, the window CAGCCAGCGGGAGGTGATCTCCTGCATCTGCGGGGCGGACTTCGTGGTGGTGGTGAGGTTGCGTGCGGCGGCGGTGCTCAGGGACTGCTGCGGCGCGGCTGGTGCGGCCTCGGTCTCCGGGCTGCTGTCCACGGTCATCGGGGTGGGCTGCTCCTTGCGTGGCCGGGCGGCCGGCGCACAGCTGTACGCCGGCCGGGAGTCGGGGAGTGTGCGGCAACGGGACGGGACGGCGGCGGTGATCCATCCACCCGCAGGACCGTAACGACCGGTTGCGCCGCATCGCCCGGAGAAGCCAGCTGCTTCCTTCGAAGCGGTGACAATCATTCGAATGCGGTTTATCGACCCAAGAGCGACATCGCGCCACTCTTTCCGGACCGCTACGCCCCCTACCGGCCTCCCACCAGGCCGAACGGCGCCCAGCGGCAACCGAGTCGTACATGATCAAGCCGCGAACCTCGCCGCTCTCACCCCTGTCCCGGTTTCACGGCCGGCACCGGGACGGGCATGGTCGCTGGTACGCGACCTCGTGGACGAGACGCAAGCCGGCAGGAAGGAAGACCAACCGTGATCCTCCCGAAGGTCAGGGACCCCCGCTTCGTGACGCTCCGCCGCGGCGGCACCCTCACCGACGCCGATCACCATCTCCTCGCCCTCTGGGCGGCAGCCTGCGCGGAGCACGTCCTCCACCTCTTCGAGACGGCTCGGCCCGAGGACCCGCGTCCGCGTCAGGCCATCGAGCACGCCCGCGCCTGGACGCGCGGCGAGGTCAAGATGATGGAGGCCCGGGCGGCGGGCGGCCATGCCATGGGCGCCGCCCGCGACCTGCGGGGAGCGGCACGGCACGCCGCTTACGCCGCCGGCCAGGCCGCGGTCGTCGCCCACGTCGCCGCGCACGAACTCGGCGCGGCCGCCTACGCGATCAAAGCCGTACGTGCCGCCGCGCCGAAAGCCGAGAGCGAGGCGGCGGGACGACGCGAATGCCAGTGGCAGCGTGACCAGCTCCCGGAGACGATCCGCGAACTGGTCCTCGACGACCAGCGGTTGCGCAACGACATCTGCTGGTCCGTCTTCGACTGCTGACCCCACCCGGCCGCCGGCTGTACGGGCGGGCCCTCCCTTCAGGCCGCCGTGCCGAAAACCCACTCGGTGGATTCGGCCCGCCGCCGACCGCGGTGATGAGTTGTCGCGCCCGCATCCGTCATACCTACGACGGGGCTCGACGAGGCGGAAGGACGATGTGATGAGCGCGGACACGCGGCTGGACGAGCCGAGCGGGAGCGGGCTGGGTGAGGCCGACGAGCCGGCGTTCTCGGGGCTGGCGGAGCGGCATCGGCGGGAGCTGCATGTGCACTGCTACCGGATGCTCGGGTCGTTCGAGGACGCCGAGGACGCCGTGCAGGAGACGTTCCTGCGGGCCTGGCGACGCCGGGAGACCTTCCAGGGACGGTCGACGTTCCGGGCCTGGCTGTACCGGATCGCCACCCGTACCTGCCTGGACCTGCTCGCCAAACGCCGCCCGGAGCCCGCGACCGGAGGCGAGGTGCCGTGGCTGCAGCCCTACCCCGACCGACTGCTCGACGAGCTGCCCGCGGCTGACGCGGACGAGCCCGAGGCCGTCGTCGTCGCGCGCGAGACGATCGAGCTCGCGTACCTGGTCGCTGTCCAGCACCTCGCGCCGCGTCCGCGGGCCGTGCTGATCCTGCGGGACGTGCTCGGCTGGTCGGCGAGAGACGTCGCGGAGGCCCTCGGGGACTCGGTCAACTCCGTGAACAGCGCGCTGCAACGGGCCCGCGCCGGCATGCGCGAGCACCTGCCCGCCGAGCGGCAGGACTGGACCGGCGGGCAGGAGGACGCCGTCACGCGGGAGCTGGTGCGCCGCTACACCGAGGCCAGCGTGGTCACCGACGTCCCGGCGCTCGCCGTACTGCTGCGCGACGACGTCCGCTGCTCGATGCCGCCCACGCCGGGCCTGTGCGTCGGCCGGGACGCGGTGGTGAACGACTGGGTCACCAGCGGCTTCGAGGGCATGAAGGGCCTGCGTACCGTTCTCACGGCCGTGAACCGGCAGCCCGCCGTCGCCTTCTACCTCTGGCACGAGCGGGAGGGCGCCTACCTGCCGCTGACGATCGACGTCCTGCGTGTCATCGACGGGTCGATCGCCGAGATCATCACCTTCCACGACGACCGGTTCCCACGGCTCGGGCTGCCGGAGCGCCTGCGGGCCGAGGGAGCACCATCATGAGCGGCATGAACGAAGTCGGCGTCGTCGCGGACCCGGCATCCGACCGGAC includes:
- a CDS encoding putative immunity protein, with product MILPKVRDPRFVTLRRGGTLTDADHHLLALWAAACAEHVLHLFETARPEDPRPRQAIEHARAWTRGEVKMMEARAAGGHAMGAARDLRGAARHAAYAAGQAAVVAHVAAHELGAAAYAIKAVRAAAPKAESEAAGRRECQWQRDQLPETIRELVLDDQRLRNDICWSVFDC
- a CDS encoding RNA polymerase subunit sigma-70 — translated: MSADTRLDEPSGSGLGEADEPAFSGLAERHRRELHVHCYRMLGSFEDAEDAVQETFLRAWRRRETFQGRSTFRAWLYRIATRTCLDLLAKRRPEPATGGEVPWLQPYPDRLLDELPAADADEPEAVVVARETIELAYLVAVQHLAPRPRAVLILRDVLGWSARDVAEALGDSVNSVNSALQRARAGMREHLPAERQDWTGGQEDAVTRELVRRYTEASVVTDVPALAVLLRDDVRCSMPPTPGLCVGRDAVVNDWVTSGFEGMKGLRTVLTAVNRQPAVAFYLWHEREGAYLPLTIDVLRVIDGSIAEIITFHDDRFPRLGLPERLRAEGAPS